One window of the Sphaerochaeta associata genome contains the following:
- a CDS encoding helix-turn-helix transcriptional regulator, which translates to MGVITIHTEARMRLIDTTHDIDIIITRGKDKVLSLLREAFPDIEIIDDLYSEVADIVGESACYSARSYDASSRLLMYRKQKGMTQGALAERAGIKREALSMLENGKRNLGVNLAKKLAPALGVDYKELLPDA; encoded by the coding sequence ATGGGAGTAATTACTATTCATACGGAGGCACGGATGCGACTTATCGATACAACTCATGATATTGACATCATTATCACAAGGGGAAAAGACAAGGTTTTATCCTTGTTGCGAGAAGCTTTCCCTGATATCGAAATTATCGATGATTTGTATTCGGAAGTAGCAGATATTGTCGGCGAGTCAGCTTGCTATAGTGCACGATCATATGATGCTTCTTCTCGGCTGTTGATGTACCGCAAACAAAAAGGAATGACACAAGGAGCATTGGCTGAACGTGCCGGTATCAAGCGGGAAGCGCTCTCCATGCTTGAGAATGGGAAACGAAATCTTGGTGTCAACCTGGCAAAGAAACTTGCTCCGGCTCTTGGGGTTGATTACAAGGAACTGCTTCCTGACGCCTAG
- a CDS encoding ATP-binding protein, producing the protein MRDKAYVKRILQIREKLERKSQFLLGPRMTGKTTYIRHELQDMVTLSWNLLDGRLRMRALADPGLLKEEIEARDLRDCLVVIDEIQKVPQLLEEIHLLIEDRNLTFLLTGSSARKLRSAGVNLLGGRAGSITMHPFVFPEIQNDGIRLERIFKSGLLPSAYCSDDPEQELSDYISLYLNEEIHAEGVTRKIPEFTRFLEVAAVSNAEILNFTNIANDVGVSRQTVAGWYQILVDTLIGYELAAFTKASKRKTFGLPKFYFFDLGVARLLQNSPVPAESQSEYGRMFEHYLFMELRAYLDYCQRKEVLSYWRTTSGFEVDFVLGDSVAIEVKTTRKADSRDYRGLRALMDEGICKRYILVCNEDRPRKQDNGIEIMPWRYFLELLWNNKIM; encoded by the coding sequence ATGAGAGATAAAGCGTATGTCAAACGGATTCTGCAGATAAGAGAGAAACTGGAACGAAAATCACAGTTTCTGCTGGGACCAAGGATGACAGGAAAGACTACCTACATTCGTCATGAATTGCAGGATATGGTGACATTAAGTTGGAACCTATTGGATGGAAGACTTCGCATGAGAGCCTTAGCTGATCCTGGATTGCTCAAGGAAGAGATTGAAGCACGGGATTTGCGTGACTGTCTTGTCGTGATTGATGAAATCCAGAAGGTCCCACAATTATTGGAAGAAATTCATCTTCTCATAGAGGACCGGAATCTTACATTCCTATTGACTGGTTCCAGTGCAAGGAAACTGCGCTCAGCTGGGGTGAATCTTTTGGGAGGAAGAGCGGGGTCGATTACCATGCATCCTTTCGTCTTTCCAGAAATTCAAAATGATGGTATTCGGTTGGAAAGAATATTCAAGTCAGGATTACTCCCTTCAGCCTATTGTTCTGACGACCCTGAACAAGAGTTGAGTGACTATATTTCATTATATCTCAATGAGGAAATTCATGCTGAAGGGGTAACAAGGAAAATTCCTGAATTTACACGGTTCCTTGAAGTTGCTGCAGTGTCAAATGCAGAAATCCTCAATTTTACCAATATTGCCAACGATGTCGGGGTATCCAGGCAAACTGTCGCAGGTTGGTACCAAATATTGGTTGATACGCTCATCGGGTACGAGCTTGCAGCCTTTACCAAGGCATCCAAGCGAAAAACGTTCGGACTCCCGAAGTTTTACTTCTTTGATCTTGGTGTTGCAAGACTGCTGCAAAACTCACCGGTTCCTGCTGAATCCCAAAGTGAATATGGGAGAATGTTTGAACACTACTTGTTTATGGAACTACGTGCCTACCTCGACTATTGCCAAAGAAAGGAAGTGCTGAGTTACTGGAGGACAACCAGTGGATTCGAAGTGGATTTCGTTCTTGGTGATTCTGTGGCTATAGAGGTGAAAACGACGAGAAAAGCTGACTCAAGAGATTATCGGGGCTTGAGAGCTCTCATGGATGAAGGCATCTGTAAACGGTACATCTTGGTCTGTAATGAAGATCGACCTAGAAAACAGGATAACGGTATTGAGATTATGCCTTGGAGGTATTTCCTCGAGCTTCTTTGGAACAATAAGATTATGTAA
- a CDS encoding DUF7713 domain-containing protein, producing the protein MYTCQDCGIEANHHISMEKGGVAHYCLDCFNVYLCKRMGLDIALYDHPKTISVEGQRFRVMKEVLDNGVAYYAYKGKPTALSSVSYLGPFTMNGKEAMEELKYRIVAFLKHDTLQEDELSEIGVIGIVDDPDAWDEIAFIIDGKRYSSEDMMDFFSSVRGVNMMYIMQPRIPEPGSKWAAPESILPKKE; encoded by the coding sequence ATGTACACATGTCAGGATTGCGGGATAGAGGCAAATCATCATATTTCGATGGAGAAGGGTGGTGTTGCCCATTATTGCTTGGATTGTTTCAATGTCTACCTGTGTAAGCGAATGGGATTGGATATTGCTTTATATGATCATCCCAAGACGATTTCAGTGGAAGGCCAGCGTTTCCGGGTGATGAAGGAAGTGCTTGACAACGGGGTTGCATATTACGCTTATAAGGGCAAGCCGACCGCCCTCTCTTCCGTTTCCTATCTAGGGCCATTTACCATGAACGGAAAAGAAGCCATGGAAGAACTGAAGTATCGAATTGTTGCATTTCTAAAGCATGATACCTTGCAAGAGGATGAGCTGAGTGAAATAGGAGTCATAGGTATCGTCGATGATCCCGATGCTTGGGATGAAATTGCGTTTATCATCGATGGAAAGCGGTATAGCTCAGAAGACATGATGGATTTCTTCAGCTCTGTGCGAGGTGTAAATATGATGTACATCATGCAACCGCGCATCCCCGAGCCAGGAAGCAAATGGGCTGCGCCTGAATCAATCCTGCCTAAAAAGGAATAA
- a CDS encoding carbohydrate ABC transporter permease produces MFQKTIGFKIFFWSFLLVIGFFAFFPQLWMVSTSLKPATEMFSFSFFKHFNGSNLMRVLSDKIFLRYLRNGIVVAVASSLCSTAVSVFAGYSFSKFRFKGRKTVMALIMVSQAFPQGLLLLSLYPMMQKVGMLDTLPSIILAYIAFTLPVGTWTLKAYFDQVPQSLMEAARVDGSSEWRTMFQIIIPLAVPGMMTIAIYSFVWAWNDLLYALTLISSTANRTLASGMVFTFTGEGGNDWIGMMAASVIASIPVAAMFVFLQRYFIAGLTAGAVKG; encoded by the coding sequence ATGTTTCAGAAAACAATAGGCTTCAAGATTTTCTTTTGGTCGTTCCTCCTGGTCATAGGATTCTTCGCCTTTTTCCCGCAGCTGTGGATGGTTTCCACATCATTGAAACCTGCGACTGAAATGTTCAGTTTCAGCTTCTTCAAGCATTTCAATGGTTCCAATCTTATGCGGGTGTTGTCTGATAAGATCTTTCTGCGGTATCTGAGAAACGGTATTGTCGTTGCAGTCGCGTCCTCACTCTGTTCTACGGCGGTTTCGGTATTTGCCGGCTACAGTTTTTCCAAGTTCCGTTTCAAGGGAAGAAAAACAGTCATGGCCCTGATCATGGTAAGCCAGGCGTTCCCCCAAGGTCTGCTGCTCCTTTCTCTCTATCCCATGATGCAGAAAGTCGGCATGCTCGATACCCTTCCTTCCATCATCCTTGCATACATTGCATTCACGCTTCCTGTCGGAACGTGGACATTGAAAGCGTATTTCGACCAAGTGCCCCAATCGCTGATGGAGGCTGCCCGCGTCGATGGCAGCTCTGAGTGGAGAACCATGTTCCAGATCATCATCCCCTTGGCAGTCCCGGGAATGATGACCATTGCAATCTATAGTTTCGTCTGGGCATGGAACGATTTGCTCTATGCCTTGACCCTCATCTCCTCAACTGCAAACAGGACATTGGCAAGCGGTATGGTTTTCACCTTCACCGGTGAGGGAGGCAATGACTGGATCGGCATGATGGCGGCTTCGGTAATTGCCTCAATTCCAGTTGCGGCGATGTTTGTGTTTCTCCAGCGGTATTTTATCGCCGGTCTGACAGCCGGTGCCGTCAAGGGTTGA
- a CDS encoding ABC transporter substrate-binding protein, protein MKKSIVVFVVMALVASSLFAAGAAEKTAVQQGMTFSNWSGSEKASVEIFTWMIDTFNQKVGAEEQVVQINWPWGETESQLAIRAQGKEQYDIAQIDIRMLPALAEAGVLADLNQVFGKEFFTSNFSAGSIAVGNFKGTQYGIPWTVAPMALISNPKILKEAGVDFPIVTIADFERACEMVKTNHPANKDANLSNDIVAYAAMTKESGTAAPDLMVWLWTFGASVYDEQGKSALNSEKAVQALTWFNSLMQKGYIQQAMARGDARTLFKEGRVAFYDDALMSKGAITNPAFGDISEYAFPQVHPVLKQGDKPQASGWGHLLVIIDRSPKKAQAKAFIEHLISEEVALRYFKENGMLPSKKSVLANEAVASDYWSNAWTPVLDGGRLAETAGPLYAAANQVILEELQAMLSGSKTPSQAGSAMASRIDTL, encoded by the coding sequence ATGAAAAAGAGTATCGTTGTTTTTGTAGTGATGGCACTTGTCGCCTCATCTCTCTTTGCAGCAGGTGCTGCAGAGAAAACCGCAGTACAACAAGGTATGACATTTTCCAACTGGTCTGGTTCGGAAAAGGCATCAGTGGAAATTTTTACCTGGATGATCGACACCTTCAACCAGAAGGTGGGAGCAGAAGAACAGGTGGTGCAGATCAACTGGCCGTGGGGTGAGACCGAGTCTCAGCTGGCGATCAGGGCGCAGGGTAAGGAGCAGTACGATATCGCCCAAATCGATATCAGGATGCTTCCTGCACTTGCCGAAGCAGGAGTGCTTGCCGATCTGAATCAGGTATTCGGCAAGGAGTTTTTCACCAGCAACTTCTCTGCAGGTTCCATCGCAGTCGGCAATTTCAAGGGTACCCAGTATGGTATTCCCTGGACCGTTGCTCCCATGGCTTTGATCAGCAATCCCAAGATTCTCAAGGAAGCCGGTGTGGATTTTCCTATCGTGACCATTGCTGATTTCGAGCGGGCTTGTGAAATGGTGAAGACCAATCACCCGGCCAACAAGGATGCCAATCTTTCCAACGACATTGTTGCGTATGCAGCGATGACCAAGGAGTCGGGAACAGCCGCTCCTGATCTGATGGTATGGCTGTGGACCTTTGGCGCAAGTGTGTATGATGAGCAGGGGAAGAGTGCGTTGAACAGTGAGAAAGCCGTGCAGGCTCTCACCTGGTTCAACAGCCTGATGCAGAAGGGATACATCCAGCAGGCGATGGCCCGTGGCGATGCCCGAACCCTCTTCAAGGAAGGACGTGTTGCATTCTATGATGATGCACTGATGAGCAAGGGTGCCATTACCAACCCGGCATTCGGCGATATCTCCGAGTATGCCTTCCCGCAGGTTCATCCCGTACTCAAGCAGGGTGACAAGCCTCAGGCAAGCGGCTGGGGACACCTGTTGGTGATCATCGACCGCAGCCCGAAGAAGGCGCAGGCTAAGGCTTTCATCGAGCATTTGATCAGTGAAGAGGTTGCTCTTCGCTACTTCAAGGAGAACGGTATGCTTCCCTCCAAGAAGAGTGTACTCGCCAATGAGGCGGTTGCCTCCGATTACTGGTCCAATGCTTGGACACCGGTGCTTGACGGCGGCAGGTTGGCCGAGACTGCAGGTCCTCTGTATGCTGCAGCGAACCAGGTTATTCTGGAAGAGTTGCAGGCCATGCTCTCCGGCTCAAAGACCCCGAGCCAGGCCGGATCGGCTATGGCCAGCCGAATCGATACCCTGTAA
- a CDS encoding carbohydrate ABC transporter permease, which translates to MNRSTRNQTLMGWLLLVPALAIFALMIFYPFINSIFISFTSRNLLYAKSAFIGFENYRKLFSDPNTLFLVWTTIKFVLLSTLMPFTIGLIWALLMNQKFKGSEFVRGLTLVNWIIPGIAIGFLWSWIFNGDYGILNALLGKLGLIEKNVIWFGGRQTSMLAVVTARTWQMFPWYMAFIMGGLQGVSNDQCEAARIDGVNNLQMFRHVIIPAIKPVLILILLLGTIGNLQHFDLINVMTGGGPERATSTFATEVYKKAFKEYSLGRAASLGVIWAMMLSLFSIFYLKRIKED; encoded by the coding sequence ATGAATCGTTCAACAAGAAATCAGACGCTGATGGGATGGCTGTTGTTGGTTCCCGCGTTGGCTATCTTTGCCCTCATGATTTTCTATCCCTTCATCAACTCGATTTTCATCAGCTTTACAAGCAGGAATCTGCTGTATGCAAAATCGGCATTCATCGGCTTTGAGAATTATCGAAAGCTTTTTTCCGATCCCAATACACTGTTTCTTGTCTGGACGACGATCAAGTTTGTACTTCTCTCTACGCTTATGCCTTTTACCATTGGCTTGATCTGGGCCTTGTTGATGAACCAGAAGTTCAAGGGCTCGGAATTTGTACGGGGACTTACCTTGGTCAACTGGATCATTCCAGGCATTGCCATCGGCTTCTTATGGAGTTGGATATTCAATGGTGATTACGGAATTCTCAATGCTTTGCTGGGAAAGCTCGGCCTCATCGAGAAGAATGTCATCTGGTTTGGAGGCAGGCAGACCTCGATGCTTGCCGTTGTTACAGCACGTACATGGCAGATGTTTCCCTGGTACATGGCTTTCATCATGGGAGGGCTGCAAGGGGTGTCCAACGACCAATGCGAGGCTGCAAGAATCGACGGGGTGAACAATCTGCAAATGTTCAGGCATGTCATCATACCCGCAATCAAGCCGGTGTTGATCCTTATCCTATTGCTGGGAACCATCGGAAACCTTCAGCACTTCGATTTGATCAATGTCATGACCGGAGGCGGGCCTGAACGTGCGACCTCCACCTTCGCAACCGAAGTGTATAAGAAGGCATTCAAGGAGTACAGCTTGGGCAGGGCTGCCTCCCTTGGTGTGATTTGGGCCATGATGCTCAGCTTGTTCAGCATTTTCTATCTTAAACGGATCAAGGAGGACTGA
- a CDS encoding Fic family protein, protein MHTIWENPDWPCYVFDEQVVARSYDAYLIQKQVTDIVFGFLDSDMRMRMHAQSLSEEIQSSLEIEGESIAYESVFSSICKKLDVHLEQSAKSDRYAESIASLALDATDNLETMTETRIMGWHSLLFSSLAGLKPKRIGEYRDAPVYISRGNGKDSQIIYEGLPAVRIEEEMGRLVDFINEDNEQRPLVKSAIVSLWFLCIHPFEDGNGRISRALSDYVISKGFGVTHRVYSMSSLILKHRNAYYQLLNAISGQAQSLDLTQWITWNINIAVQAKQQAIRVYEKRVRLTHFMKQLDPSVFNSRQFSMLFKLADGTFEGKLTTDKWAKMNKCSPAAATRDIQHLLQEGLLVPSGDTGPKTGYFLNPAVMERVL, encoded by the coding sequence ATGCACACTATTTGGGAGAATCCTGATTGGCCATGCTATGTATTTGATGAACAAGTAGTTGCACGATCCTACGATGCCTATCTGATACAGAAACAAGTGACCGATATTGTATTTGGCTTTCTTGATTCTGATATGAGAATGAGAATGCATGCCCAATCGCTTTCGGAGGAAATTCAATCGAGCCTCGAGATTGAAGGTGAGTCCATAGCGTATGAATCTGTGTTCTCTTCAATTTGCAAGAAGTTGGATGTTCATCTTGAGCAAAGTGCTAAGAGCGACCGATATGCTGAAAGCATTGCTTCATTGGCTCTCGATGCAACCGATAATCTGGAAACGATGACCGAGACGAGAATCATGGGATGGCATTCACTTCTTTTCTCATCGCTGGCTGGACTCAAGCCAAAGAGGATTGGTGAGTATCGAGATGCCCCTGTGTATATCAGCAGAGGCAATGGCAAGGATTCCCAGATTATCTACGAAGGGCTTCCTGCCGTAAGGATCGAGGAAGAGATGGGGCGATTGGTCGACTTTATTAATGAAGACAATGAGCAGCGCCCCTTGGTAAAGAGTGCAATTGTTTCATTGTGGTTTCTTTGCATTCATCCATTCGAGGATGGGAATGGCAGAATCAGCAGGGCTCTCTCCGATTATGTAATCTCAAAGGGCTTTGGTGTGACGCATCGTGTATACAGTATGTCCTCATTGATTCTGAAACATCGAAACGCTTACTATCAGTTGCTCAATGCCATTAGTGGGCAAGCACAGTCGCTTGACCTGACGCAGTGGATTACTTGGAATATCAACATCGCAGTACAAGCAAAGCAGCAAGCGATCAGGGTGTATGAGAAGCGTGTCAGACTTACGCATTTTATGAAGCAACTTGATCCGTCGGTGTTCAATTCCCGCCAATTTTCCATGCTCTTCAAGCTTGCAGACGGAACATTTGAAGGCAAGCTGACGACGGACAAATGGGCAAAGATGAACAAATGTTCTCCTGCAGCAGCAACTCGCGATATCCAGCATCTTCTTCAGGAAGGGTTGTTGGTACCTTCAGGTGATACAGGTCCGAAGACCGGATACTTTCTCAACCCAGCAGTGATGGAAAGAGTGTTGTAG
- a CDS encoding type IV toxin-antitoxin system AbiEi family antitoxin domain-containing protein, translating to MNRLVKTILEQVPTPLFTTLEISHLVGGSANSRYALVKRAIADGDIIHIKRGLYTLSPLYRKRNLNPLCVSQAIVTLSYISLETALSIHGWIPEAVTSITAVTSRPSTEFDTPVGHFTYDRIPQKTLFAGVERIHDNPYSVWFRAIGLKALADYVYLHGCTWTTSRPLVESLRIDEESLREIKEEDFLQLEGNYNNQRVIRFLEGLRKELFS from the coding sequence ATGAATCGATTAGTCAAGACTATTCTCGAACAGGTACCCACCCCGTTATTTACCACGTTGGAGATTTCTCATCTTGTCGGGGGAAGTGCAAATAGTCGCTATGCCTTGGTCAAGCGGGCTATCGCCGATGGTGATATCATTCATATCAAAAGGGGCCTGTACACCCTTTCTCCCCTCTACCGAAAGCGAAATCTGAATCCTCTTTGTGTATCACAGGCAATCGTAACACTCTCCTACATCAGCCTTGAAACCGCCCTGAGCATCCATGGCTGGATACCGGAGGCTGTGACGAGCATCACAGCTGTCACTTCCCGACCTTCAACGGAATTCGATACTCCGGTCGGGCATTTCACCTACGACAGGATTCCTCAAAAGACCCTATTTGCTGGAGTCGAGAGGATTCATGACAATCCTTACTCTGTTTGGTTCAGGGCTATCGGGCTAAAAGCCCTTGCCGACTATGTGTACCTGCATGGTTGTACGTGGACTACAAGTCGCCCCTTGGTTGAATCTCTTCGTATTGATGAAGAGAGCCTAAGAGAAATCAAGGAGGAAGACTTCCTCCAATTGGAAGGCAATTATAACAACCAACGAGTGATCAGGTTCCTGGAAGGACTGAGAAAGGAGTTGTTTTCATGA
- a CDS encoding FAD-dependent oxidoreductase encodes MADILVPAGSFSCFGGWVLDTQFVSIMGGPYLLAHGLGNPVSDAMTTVEFPEQGTYHVYVYTSNWTSPWKKGFSPGVFQLAVDDTVLSPVFGTHEGTWDWEYGGTMEVSSTTVHLALKDLTGFEGRCGFLYFSTEKQEVLPTDPSEMFALYRKAKQPPLTSYSFDFVVVGGGIAGMCAAVCAARQGLKTALIQDREVFGGNNSSEVRVWLGGLTNLKPFEGIGNIVGEFEQERIGHYGAENQADLYEDAKKRSILEQQENLQVFSSSILVESHVDGSVITSVLAWKYRSDTLIRLEAPLFCDCTGDGSLGSISGADFEVTTNGHMGMTNIWYVEKTDSKVDFPSCPWAVDLKEVEFPGRGEIRDVYDNQREMSLGCWFWESGCELDPIMYAEYARDMNFRAMYGAWDCLKNHDHDYPNHRLGFAAYIGGKRESRRLFGDVILTKAEVMADRAYEDGCVPSTWNFDVHYPDRRFYAAFHEGDGFLTKDYRQRYKTPYFIPYRCLYSRNISNLFMAGRNISVTHDALGAARVMRTCGMMGEVVGYAASLCRTWDASPRQLYVKHLAKLLVMLKGLENKEVPKPNIEMQMHNDQ; translated from the coding sequence ATGGCAGATATTCTGGTTCCTGCAGGAAGTTTCAGCTGTTTTGGTGGTTGGGTGCTCGATACCCAGTTCGTTTCGATCATGGGTGGACCGTATTTGTTGGCCCATGGGTTGGGGAACCCTGTATCGGATGCTATGACCACCGTGGAGTTTCCCGAGCAGGGGACGTATCATGTATATGTCTATACTTCCAATTGGACTTCTCCCTGGAAGAAGGGTTTTAGTCCCGGTGTCTTTCAGCTCGCTGTCGATGACACTGTTCTTTCTCCGGTATTCGGGACCCACGAGGGTACGTGGGATTGGGAGTATGGCGGTACCATGGAGGTGTCCTCCACGACCGTACACCTTGCCTTGAAGGATCTTACAGGATTTGAGGGTCGTTGTGGATTCCTCTATTTCTCGACAGAAAAGCAGGAAGTACTTCCCACCGATCCAAGTGAGATGTTCGCGTTGTATCGAAAAGCTAAGCAGCCCCCGCTTACATCGTACTCATTCGATTTTGTGGTAGTCGGCGGCGGTATTGCAGGGATGTGTGCAGCCGTTTGTGCCGCCCGCCAAGGTCTCAAAACTGCTCTGATTCAGGACCGTGAGGTCTTTGGTGGCAATAACAGCTCGGAGGTCCGGGTTTGGCTTGGTGGATTGACGAATCTCAAACCATTTGAAGGTATCGGAAATATTGTAGGGGAGTTCGAGCAAGAGCGAATCGGGCATTACGGGGCAGAGAATCAAGCGGATTTGTATGAAGATGCCAAGAAACGCAGCATACTCGAGCAACAAGAGAACTTGCAGGTGTTCTCGTCCTCAATTCTTGTGGAGAGTCATGTCGATGGTTCAGTAATTACTTCGGTGCTTGCTTGGAAGTATCGCAGCGATACGCTTATTCGCCTTGAGGCTCCTCTCTTTTGTGACTGCACGGGTGACGGCAGCCTTGGTTCTATAAGTGGTGCCGATTTCGAGGTTACCACCAACGGTCATATGGGGATGACGAATATCTGGTATGTGGAGAAGACCGATTCGAAGGTTGATTTCCCTTCCTGCCCTTGGGCCGTTGATCTTAAAGAGGTGGAATTTCCGGGTCGCGGAGAAATTCGGGATGTGTACGACAACCAGCGGGAGATGTCCCTTGGGTGCTGGTTCTGGGAAAGCGGCTGCGAGCTCGATCCAATTATGTATGCAGAGTATGCCCGCGATATGAATTTCAGGGCGATGTATGGTGCCTGGGATTGCTTGAAAAACCACGACCACGATTACCCGAATCACCGGCTTGGATTCGCGGCGTATATCGGGGGAAAGCGGGAATCGCGAAGGTTGTTTGGAGATGTCATCCTTACCAAGGCCGAGGTCATGGCCGATCGTGCATATGAGGATGGATGCGTTCCTTCCACATGGAATTTTGATGTTCATTATCCCGACCGCAGGTTCTATGCAGCGTTCCATGAAGGCGACGGATTCTTGACCAAGGATTACCGACAGCGGTATAAAACCCCCTATTTCATTCCCTATCGATGTCTTTATTCTCGAAATATCTCCAATCTCTTCATGGCAGGCAGGAATATCTCTGTGACGCATGATGCCTTGGGCGCAGCGAGGGTGATGAGGACCTGCGGGATGATGGGGGAGGTTGTCGGGTATGCAGCGAGCCTGTGCAGAACTTGGGATGCATCACCGCGTCAATTGTACGTGAAGCATCTTGCCAAGCTGCTTGTCATGCTCAAAGGGCTTGAGAACAAAGAAGTGCCCAAGCCGAATATTGAGATGCAGATGCATAATGATCAGTGA
- a CDS encoding MarR family transcriptional regulator translates to MQLFEKKLRQTIDEQVQIKPWKESEKIPLYFLEFYKMYEITLLSVTFLLAKEVRSPASTNALKKHAIRLCSLTDLPVAFLFKSLSRYRMQSMLSNRIPFMLEDAQMFLPFLGINVKQPKECIQKVEKGKFSPSTQLAYLYFLYRENVEMNVTRLAKELNVTTMTASRALQHLYEVELVQCRISGKTGRSKEYRKIEDPQFFKRGKEFLCSPVKQIVNVRHVPDTSLLAGLEALAQLTMINGPEYSIRAIGQNQFSYMQETIVRDEAMVKDMKLAELQIWAYDPLLFSVDGHVDPLSLYLSLMDVKDERVDIALEDMLRRQRWYTD, encoded by the coding sequence ATGCAACTGTTTGAAAAGAAGCTAAGACAAACCATTGATGAGCAAGTACAGATAAAGCCTTGGAAAGAATCTGAAAAAATTCCGCTTTATTTCCTGGAATTTTATAAGATGTATGAGATTACTCTGTTGAGTGTAACCTTTTTACTTGCAAAAGAAGTAAGGTCTCCTGCGAGTACCAATGCATTGAAAAAACACGCTATACGGCTTTGTTCTCTGACTGATTTACCGGTTGCATTCCTTTTTAAGTCACTGTCTCGCTATCGAATGCAAAGCATGCTATCCAATCGAATCCCTTTCATGTTGGAAGATGCACAGATGTTTCTTCCTTTCCTTGGAATCAATGTAAAACAACCAAAAGAATGTATTCAAAAAGTTGAGAAGGGTAAATTTTCTCCCTCAACGCAGCTTGCATATCTGTATTTCTTATACAGAGAAAACGTTGAGATGAATGTAACACGGCTTGCCAAGGAACTCAATGTTACAACGATGACTGCTTCCCGTGCCTTGCAGCATCTCTATGAGGTTGAACTTGTACAATGCCGAATTTCCGGAAAGACAGGGAGGAGCAAAGAGTATCGGAAAATTGAAGACCCTCAATTTTTTAAAAGAGGCAAAGAATTTCTTTGTTCGCCGGTGAAGCAAATTGTGAATGTCCGGCACGTACCTGATACATCGTTGCTCGCAGGGCTTGAAGCGTTGGCGCAATTGACGATGATCAATGGTCCAGAATACAGCATCCGAGCCATAGGGCAAAATCAGTTTTCGTACATGCAAGAAACGATCGTCCGGGATGAGGCAATGGTGAAGGATATGAAGCTTGCCGAGCTGCAGATATGGGCGTATGATCCGCTTTTGTTTTCAGTCGATGGGCATGTAGACCCCCTTTCTCTCTATTTGTCTTTGATGGATGTAAAGGATGAACGGGTGGATATTGCACTTGAGGATATGCTTAGGAGGCAAAGGTGGTATACGGACTAA
- a CDS encoding nucleotidyl transferase AbiEii/AbiGii toxin family protein yields the protein MSVVMVEEKLKSYRASSEIEEIQALREITQEIILASLARTDFYEYAAFQGGTCLRIFYGLNRFSEDMDFTLIRGNSTFAWKPYLEQVIRDVASYGYNMEITDRRETDSHVRLAFLKDDTLGKILQLQYAGKTSQLGKIKIKLEIDTNPPGGGTNELKYVDFPYISPIVVQTPDTLFAGKIHALLCRNYVKGRDWYDFIWYTSRRTAVNYQYLEKALQQSGPLENTDIHVDQNWLYNKLLERITTIDWKEAAMDVRRFVPVREQASLDYWNTQVFLQQLEKMRGTSTKEQ from the coding sequence ATGAGTGTAGTGATGGTTGAAGAAAAATTGAAATCATATCGGGCTTCATCAGAAATTGAAGAAATCCAAGCATTGAGAGAAATTACCCAGGAAATAATCCTCGCCTCCCTTGCAAGAACAGACTTCTATGAATATGCAGCATTCCAAGGAGGCACTTGCTTACGCATCTTCTATGGTCTCAATCGATTCAGTGAAGACATGGATTTTACTCTTATCAGAGGCAACTCAACGTTTGCTTGGAAACCTTACCTAGAACAGGTCATACGTGATGTTGCGTCTTATGGATACAACATGGAAATCACAGATAGACGAGAAACGGATTCACATGTTCGGCTTGCATTCTTAAAAGACGATACACTAGGAAAGATATTGCAGCTCCAGTATGCAGGCAAGACAAGTCAGCTTGGAAAAATCAAAATCAAGTTGGAAATCGACACAAATCCTCCAGGAGGTGGAACCAATGAGCTGAAATATGTAGATTTCCCATATATTTCCCCGATTGTAGTACAGACTCCTGACACGCTTTTTGCAGGAAAGATTCATGCACTCTTGTGTAGAAACTATGTGAAAGGCCGAGACTGGTATGATTTCATTTGGTATACATCAAGAAGAACAGCAGTGAATTATCAGTATCTGGAAAAGGCTTTACAACAATCAGGACCTTTGGAAAATACTGATATCCACGTAGATCAAAATTGGCTTTACAACAAATTACTTGAACGGATTACAACGATTGATTGGAAGGAAGCTGCCATGGATGTCAGACGTTTCGTCCCCGTCAGAGAGCAAGCTTCGCTTGATTATTGGAATACACAAGTATTTCTTCAGCAATTGGAAAAAATGCGCGGCACTTCAACAAAGGAGCAGTAA